Proteins encoded in a region of the Pseudomonas denitrificans (nom. rej.) genome:
- a CDS encoding sulfite exporter TauE/SafE family protein, with amino-acid sequence MDVGNIGFVIAGLVVGFIVGMTGVGGGSLMTPILLWFGINPAAAVGTDLLYAAITKSGGVLVHRKNDNIDWRITGWLALGSVPAAALTLLFLHSLHTDTAAMNAVIKNALGVVLLLTALAVLFKKQVLAFAQRHAGDSFHFSGSKLNTLTVITGAILGAMVALTSIGAGALGTVALFILYPFLATRRLVGTEIAHAVPLTLVAGLGHASMGNMDWGLLGYLLIGSLPGIYVGSHLAGRIPDGILRPCLAVMLAMIGYKLVF; translated from the coding sequence ATGGATGTTGGCAATATCGGTTTCGTAATCGCGGGTCTTGTCGTTGGCTTTATCGTTGGAATGACCGGTGTCGGCGGCGGTTCGCTGATGACGCCGATTCTCCTCTGGTTCGGTATCAACCCCGCTGCCGCCGTGGGCACTGACCTGCTCTATGCCGCCATTACCAAGTCCGGCGGCGTCCTGGTTCACCGCAAGAACGACAACATCGACTGGCGCATCACCGGCTGGCTGGCCTTGGGCAGCGTTCCGGCGGCGGCGCTGACGCTGCTGTTCCTGCACAGCCTGCACACCGATACCGCGGCGATGAACGCCGTGATCAAGAACGCCCTGGGCGTCGTGCTGCTGCTCACTGCGCTGGCAGTGCTGTTCAAGAAGCAGGTGCTGGCCTTCGCCCAGCGCCATGCCGGCGACAGTTTCCACTTCAGTGGCTCGAAGCTGAACACCCTGACCGTGATCACCGGCGCCATCCTCGGCGCGATGGTCGCGCTGACCTCCATCGGCGCCGGCGCATTGGGCACCGTGGCACTGTTCATCCTCTATCCGTTCCTCGCCACCCGCCGCCTGGTGGGCACCGAGATCGCCCATGCCGTACCGCTCACCCTGGTCGCCGGCCTCGGCCACGCCAGCATGGGCAACATGGACTGGGGCCTGCTGGGCTACCTGCTGATCGGCTCGTTGCCGGGCATCTACGTCGGCAGCCACCTGGCCGGACGCATTCCGGACGGCATCCTGCGGCCGTGCCTGGCTGTGATGCTGGCGATGATCG